GGAGCTAATTGCAAAAGGAACACCTACAGAAAAGGCAAATATCAATGCAGCATATCGCTATTTTGACGCCTGGAAACAGGCACAGGATTCTTTAAGCCGAGAATATTTTGTTGGCAAGGCCATTGCAAGCTACTCTGAAGTGTTGAAGATTAATCCGGAAAACCTGAATGCAAAAACCGATTTAGGTATTTGCTATGCTGAAGGAACAAATAACCCAATGCAGGGAATAACAATGCTGAAAGCAGTAGTTGAAAAAGACCCAAATCATGAAAATGCATTACTCAATTTAGGGTTCTTGTCGGTAAAGTCAGGGCAGTTTGATAAAGCTTTAGAACGATTTAATAAAGTGCTGCAAATCAACCCATCACGAATTGACATGTATGTTTTTATTGGTCAAACCTATGTTCAGATGGATAAAAAAGACGAAGCTATAAAGAGTTTCGAGACCTATAAATCGCTTTCTAACAACACCAAGGCAATTGCAGAAATAGATTCTTATATAAAAGAGTTGCAAACAAAACCTGTTAAATAAAAAGAATATATTACTTTTGCACTCCTTAAAAAACACGATAACAATAATTTAAATAAAAAACATTAATATAACATGCCAAGCGGTAAGAAAAGAAAACGTCATAAAATGGCGACACACAAGCGCAAGAAGAGATTGAGAAAAAACAGACATAAGAAAAAATAATCAAGTGTTTGTAGATGTTGCAGGAATCTTTTATTTCGGCTAACATCTGTTTTTGGGGTTATTTTACCTCGCTAATCAATTAAAATTTGCGTCTTGAGCAATGATTTAGTTATAGACTCAAGTCCATCGGAAGTACGTATTGCCCTCCTTGAAGAAAAAAAGCTGGTTGAATTAAACAGCGAAAAGAAGGACAGAAGTTTTGCCGTTGGCGATATTTACCTGGGTAAGGTAAAAAAGCTCATGCCCTCACTCAACGCTGCATTTGTTGATATAGGCTATGAGAAAGATGCCTTTTTGCATTATCTGGATTTAGGCCCGCAGTTTCAGTCACTTTTAAAATTTGTAAAAGACACACAAAGCGGAAGACAGAACAATGCCACGCTGAACAACTTTGAACTGGAAAAAGATATCATAAAGACCGGCAAAATAACACAGGTTATGAGCACCGGTTTGTGGCTGCCGGTTCAAATTGCTAAAGAGCCAATCTCTACTAAAGGTCCAAGAATAACAACGGAAATATCTATTGCAGGAAGATACTTTGTGGTTTCACCTTACTACAATCATGTATCAGTTTCATCAAAAATAAAAAGTCCCGAAGAGCGTAACCGTCTGAAGAGACTTGCCCTTAGCATTAAGCCAAAAAATTTCGGCATCATTGTCAGAACTGTTGCAGAAGGAAAAAAGGTTGCAGAATTAGATAAAGATATTCAGGATGTGCTGATGCGTTGGAATTTATTTTACGACACATTAAAGGTGGCACAACCGGGACAAAAAGTATTGGGAGAGATTGATCGCACTTCATCTATCCTGCGCGATATGCTTAATCCTAACTTTAATCATATTCATGTTAACGACAACCTTCTTTATGATGAGATAAAGTCTTACCTGAGAAGTATTGCCCCCGAGCAGGAAGAAATTGTTAAATTATTTAAGAATAAGCAACCCATCTTTGAGCATTTCGGAATTGACAAGCAGATAAAATCTGACTTTGGCAAAACCGTAGCTATGCAAAACAGTGCGTACTTAGTGATTGAGCATACGGAGGCTATGCATGTTATTGATGTTAACAGCGGAGGTCGTAACAGAGGTGATAGCGACAGTCAGGAAAAAAATGCTTTTGAGACCAACTGTATGGCAGCCAAGGAAATTGCCAGACAACTCAGGTTGCGTGATATGGGCGGAATTATTGTGATTGACTTTATAGACATGATAAATATTGAACATAAACGTCAGTTACATGAAGTGCTTAAAGAAGAGATGAGAAAGGATCCTGCACGACATACCGTTTTGCCTCCAAGTAAGTTTGGATTAATTCAGCTGACACGTGAGCGTGTGCGACCTGAAATGAAAATTTCTACAGCTGAAAAATGTCCTTCATGTAACGGTACAGGTGAAATAAAAGCCAGTATTTTACTTATTGATGAAATAGAAAATAATGTTCGCTATTTTGCACACGAACAAAACGAGAAGAAAATTATATTGCACGTACATCCATACATTGAAGCCTATCTGAAAAATGGGTTTATTTCAATAAAATGGAAATGGTATTTGAAGCATAAAATAAAAGTTAGTATTGAGTCAGTAAGTTCGTTTGCTGTAACACAGTTTGCTTTCTATAATACCAAGGGCGAAGAGATAAAGATATAGTATGATTTGAATGTTCGGCATTCATAAAATCTTACAAAGTATATCAAGGATAGATTTTAAATACACTACCTTAGCATTCCTTAAAAACCATTCGAAGTAATGAGAAAATATTTCATTTTACTAGTTGTTATTTGCTGTATGGGCAACACAAATTTATTTGCCGGCAAAGCGTCATTTACCACAGACAAACGCTTTGATAATTTTAAAGAAAGATTTATAAACGAACTATGGAAGCATAATCCAATGTGGGCAACTGAAATTGGTTATCATGCATACGACTCTGTTCTTGAAGTTAATAATGAACAATATCGTAAGAGTCAGGTAACTTTTTCAAAATCATATCTCGATTCTCTAAAGACGTATGATAAGGCAACGCTAAACAGTTTAAACAGGATGGATTATAATCTGATTGAAAATTATCTCAACAGCAATATTTTTTATATCACTGAAATGAAGTCATGGCAGTGGAATCCATCATCATACAATGCAACCGGAAATGTAGCATTTATGTTATCTGAAAATTATGAGCCCCTCAATAAACGTCTTGTAAATATTGGTAAAAAACTCTCGCAATTTAAAGCTTATTACGAGGCAGCAAAAAAGAACATTGCAAATCCAACCAATGAGCATCTCAATTTGGCAATGGAGCAGAACGCAGGTGGCATTGCCGCACTTGAGAATGATTTATTAGACTCTCTAAAACAATCCACACTCAAAGCAGGTGTTAAGTTAAGCATTACGCAATCACTTACTGATGCAAAAAAGGCAGTTGAAGATTATATAACATTTCTTAAAGACTTTAAGAATGATAGCCCAAGAAGTTTCAGATTAGGTAAGGACTTGTATGCAAAAAAGTTTGAATATGATATACAAAGTCAGTACTCCTATCAGCAGATTTATGATTCTGCAATACAGCGAAAAACCTTCTTGCATAATGAAATGTATAAAATCGCTGACAAGTTATGGCCAAAGTATTTTGGTACAAAAGATAAACCTGCTGATAGTTTAGCTCTGATTAGAATGATGATAGATACAATTTCTGTGTATCATGTAAAACCTGACGAATTTCAATCGGCAATAGAAAAGCAACTCCCTGAACTTGTTAAATTTATCAATGAAAAAAAATTGATTTATATTGATCCTTCCAAACCATTAAAAGTAAGGAAAGAGCCAGCGTATATGGCAGGTGTTGCAGGTGCATCCATCAGTTCACCCGGACCCTATGATAAGGGAGGCAATACATACTATAATGTAGGTTCGCTATCAGGCTGGACTTCTGAACGTGCAGAAAGTTATTTAAGGGAATACAATCATTACATTTTGCAGATTTTAAATATTCACGAAGCAATACCCGGACATTATACACAATTGGTCTATAGCAACAATGCACCAAGTATAATTAAAGCTGTTTTTGGTAATGGAGCCATGATTGAAGGTTGGGCAGTTTATGGCGAGTTAATGATGCTTGAAAATGGATATGGTAACAATGAGCCAGAAATGTGGTTGATGTATTACAAATGGAATTTGAGAACTGTTTGCAATACTATTTTAGATATTTCAGTTCATACTATGGACATGACAGAAGAACAGGCATTAAAATTATTGAAGAATGAAGCATTTCAGCAGAAAGCAGAGGCACAGGGAAAATGGAAAAGAGTGAACGTAACCAATGTGCAGCTTACAAGCTACTATACCGGGTTTAAAGAAATATGTGACCTGCGCGAAGATTTAAAGAAAAAACAAGGAAATAAATTCAACCTCAAAGTATTTCACGAAAAGTTTTTGAGTTATGGTAGTGCGCCTGTTAAGATGATTCGTCAGGAGATGCTATCGGAGATTAAGTAACATGATTCGTTTCGAACAATTTTTAACTTTACTTAAACGACAGTTTTTAATTTATCTGGGTGGACTGTTTCTGCTGCTGTCTATCCGTTTATTTTTTCTTTTTAGATTATTAAGCATCGCTGATATAAAGTTAAATATTGCAGATGTATTTCATGCTTTGGTTGTAGGTTTCAGATTCGATACCATGGTGTTAATGTATGGAATGGCATTACCTGTATTGTTAAGTATTCTTTGCTTAATTGTAGGTACTGTAAAGTGCAATGATGTTGTGATGCGATTTAACAGAGTATATGCAATTGTCATGTTAGTGCTGTTTATGGTTGTTGGAATTGTAGATGTTTATTATTACAATTATTTTCAATCGCACATCAATGTGTTGGCCTTTGGTTTGTTTGATGATGATACGGCAGCTGTGTTAAAATCTGTTTGGACAGACTACCCTATCACAAGTGTATTAATTTCATGGATAATTGTTTTTTTTCTGATTCGATTTTTTGTGAATTATGTTTTTAGTGAAAAGGTAAAGTCTGTAATAATTAAAA
This is a stretch of genomic DNA from Bacteroidia bacterium. It encodes these proteins:
- a CDS encoding tetratricopeptide repeat protein — encoded protein: MSSFSKSTLIGVSAVVLVGLLFLLPRHKKSEKAVEIPITSGFNIDQFEQQAKLSLDSTQHHLYDALNGLKEPERFDSVSAFWDRNGVPGLAAHYMELIAKGTPTEKANINAAYRYFDAWKQAQDSLSREYFVGKAIASYSEVLKINPENLNAKTDLGICYAEGTNNPMQGITMLKAVVEKDPNHENALLNLGFLSVKSGQFDKALERFNKVLQINPSRIDMYVFIGQTYVQMDKKDEAIKSFETYKSLSNNTKAIAEIDSYIKELQTKPVK
- a CDS encoding Rne/Rng family ribonuclease — encoded protein: MSNDLVIDSSPSEVRIALLEEKKLVELNSEKKDRSFAVGDIYLGKVKKLMPSLNAAFVDIGYEKDAFLHYLDLGPQFQSLLKFVKDTQSGRQNNATLNNFELEKDIIKTGKITQVMSTGLWLPVQIAKEPISTKGPRITTEISIAGRYFVVSPYYNHVSVSSKIKSPEERNRLKRLALSIKPKNFGIIVRTVAEGKKVAELDKDIQDVLMRWNLFYDTLKVAQPGQKVLGEIDRTSSILRDMLNPNFNHIHVNDNLLYDEIKSYLRSIAPEQEEIVKLFKNKQPIFEHFGIDKQIKSDFGKTVAMQNSAYLVIEHTEAMHVIDVNSGGRNRGDSDSQEKNAFETNCMAAKEIARQLRLRDMGGIIVIDFIDMINIEHKRQLHEVLKEEMRKDPARHTVLPPSKFGLIQLTRERVRPEMKISTAEKCPSCNGTGEIKASILLIDEIENNVRYFAHEQNEKKIILHVHPYIEAYLKNGFISIKWKWYLKHKIKVSIESVSSFAVTQFAFYNTKGEEIKI
- a CDS encoding DUF885 domain-containing protein; the protein is MRKYFILLVVICCMGNTNLFAGKASFTTDKRFDNFKERFINELWKHNPMWATEIGYHAYDSVLEVNNEQYRKSQVTFSKSYLDSLKTYDKATLNSLNRMDYNLIENYLNSNIFYITEMKSWQWNPSSYNATGNVAFMLSENYEPLNKRLVNIGKKLSQFKAYYEAAKKNIANPTNEHLNLAMEQNAGGIAALENDLLDSLKQSTLKAGVKLSITQSLTDAKKAVEDYITFLKDFKNDSPRSFRLGKDLYAKKFEYDIQSQYSYQQIYDSAIQRKTFLHNEMYKIADKLWPKYFGTKDKPADSLALIRMMIDTISVYHVKPDEFQSAIEKQLPELVKFINEKKLIYIDPSKPLKVRKEPAYMAGVAGASISSPGPYDKGGNTYYNVGSLSGWTSERAESYLREYNHYILQILNIHEAIPGHYTQLVYSNNAPSIIKAVFGNGAMIEGWAVYGELMMLENGYGNNEPEMWLMYYKWNLRTVCNTILDISVHTMDMTEEQALKLLKNEAFQQKAEAQGKWKRVNVTNVQLTSYYTGFKEICDLREDLKKKQGNKFNLKVFHEKFLSYGSAPVKMIRQEMLSEIK